The following is a genomic window from Bordetella petrii.
GTCGAGCGGCGTGATCTGCTGGCCCAGCAGGTTGCCTTCGGAGTCGGTGTAGGTCCAGGTTTCGCCGCGCTGGTGCTCGTGGTAGGCGCGCACGCGGTCGGCGGCGGTTTCCAGCGCGTTGCGCTGCGCGGCCGGCAAGGCGGCCAGGGCGGCATGCCAGTCGGCCTTGGGGATTTCGAGCGCTTCGGCGGTGGCGGCGGCCACGCGGTCGAAGCGTTGGGTGTATTCGAGCAGCGCGGCGTCGCCGCGGCTACGCACGTCGGCCAGGATGCCGGCGGCGGCGCGGTCGATGGATTCGTCTTCGGCGGCCTCGAAGGCCAGCAGTTTGGACAGCGCGGAAGCAAAATCCGGCTGGCGGGAGTCGAGGCGGTTGATCAGGGCGGCCATGGCGTCACGGAAGAGCGGAAAACACACCCGCGACGGCGTTATTGCGGGTGGCCGCCGCCGCAGGCAAAGACATAGTGTAGCGGGCGCGGCCCGCCGGTGGCCGCGTCAGCTGGCGGCGGTTCCTTGGGCGGCCCGCTGGAACGCCTGCAGCAGGGGCTGCAGGCGCGCGCCGCGGGTCTTGAGCGAGGCCTGGTTGACGATCAGGCGCGACGAGATGGCCATGATGTCTTCTACGGCGACCAGGTCGTTGGCGCGTAGCGTGCCACCCGACGACACCAGGTCGACGATGCAGTCGGCCAGCCCGACCAGCGGGGCCAGTTCCATCGAGCCGTACAGCTTGATGATGTCGACGTACACGCCCTTGGCGGCGAAGTGCTCGCGGGCGGACTGGACGTACTTGGTGGCCACGCGCAGGCGCGCGCCCTGGTGCACCGCGGCCTGGTAATCGAAGCCGTTGCGCACGGCCACGCACAGCCGGCACTTGGCGATGTCGAGGTCGATGGGCTGGTACAGGCCGCCCGGATGCTGGGCGGCGTGCTCGATCAGGACGTCTTTGCCGGCGATGCCCAGGTCGGCCGCGCCGTACTGCACATAGGTGGGCACGTCGGAGGCGCGCACGATGATCAGCCGCAGGGCCGGATCGCTGGTGGGCAGGATCAGCTTGCGCGACTTTTCGGGGTTCTCGGCGACTTCGATGCCGGCTTCGGCCAACAGCGGCAGGGTTTCTTCGAAAATGCGGCCCTTGGACAACGCCAGGGTGATGGGCGCGGCAGGTGTGGAGCTCATGCGGGTTCCTTGCCGGTCAGGCGCTGGATGTTGGCGCCCAGGGCGCGCAGCTTGACTTCCATTCGGTCGTAGCCGCGGTCGAGGTGATAGATGCGGTCGACCTGGGTCTGGCCTTCGGCGGCCAGGCCGGCGATGACCAGGCTGGCCGAGGCGCGCAGGTCGGTGGCCATGACCGCGGCGCCCGACAAGCGCGGCACGCCGCGCACCACGGCGGTATGGCCGTCGATGTCGATGTCGGCGCCCATGCGGCGCAGTTCCTGCACGTGCATGTAGCGGTTCTCGAAGATGTTCTCGACGATGACCGCGGTGCCCTGCGCCACGGTGTCGAGCGCCATCAGCTGGGCTTGCATGTCGGTGGCGAAGCCCGGATATTCGTGCGTGCGGGCGCCCACGGCGCGAGGCCGGCCCTGCATGGCGCCGCGAATCCAGTCGGGGCCGGTTTCGATGGTGAGGCCGGCCTCGATCAGCTTGTCGAGCGTGGCGCCCAGGGTGTCGGGGGCGGCGTTGCGCAGCGTGATGTCGCCGCCGGCCGCGCCGACGGCGCAAAGGAACGTGCCGGCCTCGATGCGGTCGGGTATGACGCTGTGCTCGGCGCCGTGCAGGCTGGCCACGCCGTCGATGACGATGCGGTCGGTGCCATGGCCCTGGATGCGGGCGCCCATCTTGATGAGCAGTTCGGCCAGGTCGACGATTTCAG
Proteins encoded in this region:
- the hisG gene encoding ATP phosphoribosyltransferase — encoded protein: MSSTPAAPITLALSKGRIFEETLPLLAEAGIEVAENPEKSRKLILPTSDPALRLIIVRASDVPTYVQYGAADLGIAGKDVLIEHAAQHPGGLYQPIDLDIAKCRLCVAVRNGFDYQAAVHQGARLRVATKYVQSAREHFAAKGVYVDIIKLYGSMELAPLVGLADCIVDLVSSGGTLRANDLVAVEDIMAISSRLIVNQASLKTRGARLQPLLQAFQRAAQGTAAS
- the murA gene encoding UDP-N-acetylglucosamine 1-carboxyvinyltransferase; this encodes MDKLRITGGAQLRGEVTISGAKNSALPILCAGLLTADPLVLANVPDLNDTSTMLRLLGRMGVRAERGADGIVTVQASQVDNLEAPYDLVKTMRASILVLGPLLARFGQARVSLPGGCTIGQRPVDQHIKGMAALGADIRIEHGFVVAQAARLKGASIRTDMVTVTGTENLLMAAVLAEGQTVLENAAREPEIVDLAELLIKMGARIQGHGTDRIVIDGVASLHGAEHSVIPDRIEAGTFLCAVGAAGGDITLRNAAPDTLGATLDKLIEAGLTIETGPDWIRGAMQGRPRAVGARTHEYPGFATDMQAQLMALDTVAQGTAVIVENIFENRYMHVQELRRMGADIDIDGHTAVVRGVPRLSGAAVMATDLRASASLVIAGLAAEGQTQVDRIYHLDRGYDRMEVKLRALGANIQRLTGKEPA